From the Nerophis ophidion isolate RoL-2023_Sa linkage group LG18, RoL_Noph_v1.0, whole genome shotgun sequence genome, one window contains:
- the LOC133537099 gene encoding transcription regulator protein BACH1-like, with protein MFLQGRCTSVFTFQSAVHSARLLHCLDEQRRRDILCDLTVVVEDRSFRAHSCVLASCSDYFQGCVAGDAKLSAVVALPLEVTVQGFEPLLQFAYTSTLLFTQENIQAVQSCAKFLGFRNLESACFDFLIPKFSEPKSQEGKQRVSCRKSQSDFAPLYPAGPTRGREDDFCLESCGPSIPSLPLELSASPVCPMLSLPDPDLADPHSQMCLAVEDVCSQNQLSLSDCGLPCQAMDPQDLMEPVVEDAVKSLSMNPDRGLVSCPLNSDACTHLLEGNQSDKDQGFPERSREEREVAEHLAKGFWSDLCQSQSQTLPSLDSVDQSNPDKASEFHWLKQLDLSSNPSDCPFLRELGTGDDPHSRTDTLSQSEKSPCVSSLHSGEDSDVDTDGDTEANNRRAAEIQLPFPVEHISALSRSAFQQLLKHNHMTPEQLEFVHDIRRRCKNRAAAQRCRKRKMESIHQLDGEIKILKCEKEKLLQERADLEQNLEESRQSLCSLCKSLELTPDQDHLQVLAKLSAPDVPTWPQRAHDQK; from the exons ATGTTCCTCCAAGGCCGGTGCACCTCGGTGTTCACCTTCCAGTCAGCCGTGCATAGCGCTCGCCTGTTGCACTGTCTGGACGAGCAGAGGAGGCGGGACATCCTGTGCGACCTGACCGTGGTGGTGGAGGACCGCAGCTTCCGGGCCCACTCGTGCGTCCTGGCGTCCTGCAGCGACTACTTCCAGGGCTGCGTGGCTGGCGACGCCAAGCTTAGTGCCGTGGTCGCCCTGCCTCTGGAG GTGACGGTGCAAGGCTTCGAACCCCTGCTGCAGTTTGCCTACACGTCCACGTTGCTCTTCACCCAAGAAAACATCCAGGCTGTTCAAAGCTGCGCAAAATTTCTGGGATTTCGCAACCTGGAGTCGGCATGCTTCGATTTCCTCATCCCAAAGTTTTCCGAGCCGAAGTCGCAAGAGGGCAAACAGAGAGTCAGCTGTCGGAAGTCGCAATCCGACTTCGCACCTCTGTACCCCGCAGGTCCGACCCGTGGCAGAGAAGATGACTTCTGTTTGGAGTCCTGCGGCCCTTCGATTCCCTCCTTACCTCTGGAGTTGTCTGCTAGTCCTGTTTGTCCCATGTTGTCTTTGCCTGACCCGGACTTAGCAGATCCTCATTCTCAGATGTGTTTGGCCGTGGAAGACGTCTGCAGTCAAAACCAGTTAAGTCTGAGCGACTGCGGGTTGCCATGTCAGGCCATGGATCCTCAAGACCTGATGGAGCCAGTAGTTGAAGACGCCGTGAAAAGTCTCAGCATGAACCCGGACCGCGGCCTCGTTTCTTGTCCTCTCAACTCAGACGCGTGCACTCATTTGTTAGAAGGAAACCAGTCGGACAAAGACCAGGGATTCCCAGAGAGGAGCAGAGAGGAGAGGGAAGTGGCCGAACATCTGGCCAAGGGGTTTTGGTCTGACTTGTGCCAGTCTCAGTCTCAGACTCTTCCCTCTTTAGACTCTGTGGACCAAAGCAATCCGGACAAAGCCTCGGAATTTCATTGGCTGAAACAGCTGGACCTCAGCTCCAATCCGTCGGACTGTCCCTTCCTCCGGGAACTTGGCACAGGTGACGACCCGCACTCCCGCACCGACACGCTGTCGCAGTCAGAGAAGAGCCCGTGCGTGTCCTCCCTCCACTCGGGCGAGGACTCCGACGTGGACACAGATGGAGATACAGAAGCGAACAACAGGAGAGCTGCAGAG ATTCAGCTTCCATTCCCGGTGGAGCACATCTCGGCGCTGAGCCGCAGTGCCTTCCAGCAGCTTCTCAAGCACAATCACATGACCCCGGAGCAACTGGAGTTTGTCCACGACATCCGTCGGCGCTGTAAGAACCGCGCGGCGGCGCAGCGGTGCAGGAAGAGGAAGATGGAAAGCATACACCAGCTAGATGGGGAAATCAAAATTTTA AAATGTGAGAAAGAGAAGCTTCTTCAGGAGCGAGCGGACCTGGAGCAGAACCTGGAGGAGAGCCGTCAGAGTCTGTGCAGCTTGTGCAAAAGCCTGGAGTTGACTCCGGACCAGGACCACCTGCAGGTCCTGGCCAAGCTCTCCGCTCCGGATGTCCCCACCTGGCCGCAGCGTGCCCATGACCAGAAGTAA